In one window of uncultured Draconibacterium sp. DNA:
- the gldA gene encoding gliding motility-associated ABC transporter ATP-binding subunit GldA, whose translation MIVETRNITKLFGKQKALDAISFTVNKGELVGFLGPNGAGKSTTMKIITGFLPQDAGDIMIDGQKVSGQNLEYKKQIGYLPEHNPLYTDLYVKEFLEITAGFYHLKNKKQRVAEMIELTGLGIEQHKKIRALSKGYRQRVGLAQALIHDPSILILDEPTTGLDPNQLEEIRALIREISKEKTVILSSHIMQEVEAVCNRVLIINKGKIVADGNISDVKAGINIQNQVVIAGFKEQVSEKQLLQIPGVNRVAKNELGWEIEAKNEADIRQNIFQFAVTNKLTLLTLFEKQQNLENVFHQLTR comes from the coding sequence ATGATTGTTGAAACAAGGAATATCACGAAATTGTTTGGGAAACAGAAAGCCTTAGATGCTATCAGTTTTACTGTAAACAAAGGCGAACTGGTAGGTTTTTTAGGTCCGAACGGTGCCGGGAAATCAACCACCATGAAAATCATCACCGGCTTTCTTCCACAAGATGCCGGCGATATTATGATCGATGGACAAAAAGTATCGGGACAAAACCTCGAATATAAGAAGCAAATTGGCTACTTACCCGAGCATAATCCGCTTTATACCGACCTTTATGTGAAGGAATTTTTGGAGATAACAGCGGGTTTTTACCACCTGAAAAATAAAAAGCAACGTGTTGCCGAAATGATTGAGCTCACGGGTCTGGGAATTGAGCAGCACAAAAAAATACGTGCCCTCTCGAAAGGTTACCGCCAGCGTGTGGGATTAGCACAGGCATTAATTCACGATCCGTCGATATTGATTCTGGATGAACCTACAACCGGTCTGGACCCTAACCAGCTGGAAGAAATCCGGGCGCTGATACGCGAGATAAGCAAGGAGAAAACGGTAATTCTGTCGTCGCACATTATGCAGGAAGTAGAAGCTGTTTGCAATCGCGTGCTGATAATCAACAAGGGAAAAATTGTTGCCGATGGTAATATTTCGGACGTAAAAGCCGGAATCAACATTCAAAACCAGGTTGTAATTGCCGGATTTAAAGAACAAGTTTCAGAAAAGCAGCTGTTACAAATCCCCGGCGTAAACAGGGTTGCCAAAAATGAGTTGGGTTGGGAAATTGAAGCAAAAAATGAAGCCGATATCCGGCAGAACATTTTTCAGTTTGCTGTTACCAATAAACTCACATTACTAACCCTTTTTGAAAAGCAACAAAATCTTGAGAATGTTTTTCATCAGCTTACCCGATAA